The following are from one region of the Cytobacillus firmus genome:
- the spoIIM gene encoding stage II sporulation protein M: MKKKMYQNAAAAHFREHSSIYLFVIVLFLMGVIFGAIVVNSLSFTQKEDLFYYLSQFFGQVSDGHIAAADELFKQSFFHNTKFIGLMWILGISIIGLPVILILLFMKGMVVGFTVGFLVNRMGWEGFLLSFVSVLPQNLIIIPIFIIAATLAVSFSLKMIRRQFMKKAGQPMMPLFGRYMIAFAVAILFLIAAAGVEAFISPVLMKSVVSSIQS; the protein is encoded by the coding sequence ATGAAGAAAAAAATGTACCAGAACGCCGCCGCAGCCCACTTTCGCGAACATTCCTCAATTTATTTATTTGTTATTGTCTTATTTCTGATGGGTGTCATTTTTGGAGCTATAGTTGTAAATAGCTTGAGTTTTACACAAAAAGAAGATTTATTTTATTATCTTTCTCAGTTTTTTGGACAAGTATCAGATGGACATATTGCAGCAGCGGATGAATTATTCAAACAAAGCTTTTTCCATAATACAAAATTTATAGGATTAATGTGGATTTTGGGAATTTCCATAATTGGACTGCCAGTCATTCTGATTCTGTTATTTATGAAAGGCATGGTGGTTGGCTTTACAGTTGGCTTTCTCGTTAACCGAATGGGATGGGAAGGATTTTTGCTTTCCTTCGTATCGGTCCTCCCCCAGAACCTGATCATCATACCTATCTTTATCATCGCTGCAACACTGGCTGTGTCTTTCTCTTTAAAAATGATTAGAAGACAATTTATGAAGAAAGCCGGACAGCCCATGATGCCCCTTTTCGGAAGATATATGATTGCTTTTGCGGTGGCCATTCTCTTTCTAATCGCTGCAGCTGGGGTAGAGGCATTTATCTCGCCTGTTTTAATGAAGTCTGTTGTTAGTTCAATCCAATCCTGA
- a CDS encoding endonuclease Q family protein, translating to MKRFFADLHIHIGRTFTGKPVKITGAKSLTFTNIIRHARNAKGLDIIGIIDCHSPEVILEIEDLAQKGLITEHKDGGLQYGDLTIIPGSELEIYDDSCKGPIHVLCYFPTLSAMKDFSAWLTGYLKNITLSSQRIYASGRMLQEKVKELDGLFIPAHVFTPFKSLFGKGVERSLSEVFDPDLIDAIELGLSADTMMADQIAELHRYTFLTNSDAHSLKKIAREYQVLEMEAPTFAELHKALAEKEKCRVKANYGLDPLLGKYHQTVCSECFGPFDEEKGKCRNCSHHKFIRGVADRISELKSSGGLPVARPPYIHQVPLEFIPGLGPKMLEKLLNHFGTEMAILHDVPFSEISKVIPEKTAMLIGKAREGKLNLQAGGGGKYGRIVDS from the coding sequence ATGAAGCGCTTTTTTGCTGATCTTCATATCCATATTGGACGCACGTTTACGGGAAAGCCAGTTAAAATAACAGGCGCTAAATCCCTTACCTTCACTAATATCATCAGGCATGCCCGCAATGCAAAGGGGCTTGATATCATTGGCATTATTGACTGTCATTCTCCTGAAGTCATACTTGAAATCGAGGACTTGGCCCAAAAAGGCCTTATAACCGAGCATAAGGACGGGGGACTTCAATACGGAGATTTGACGATAATTCCCGGGTCGGAGCTTGAAATTTATGATGATTCCTGCAAAGGCCCTATCCATGTCCTTTGCTACTTTCCAACCCTATCCGCAATGAAGGATTTCTCTGCCTGGCTGACAGGGTATTTGAAGAACATAACATTAAGCTCTCAAAGAATTTATGCCTCAGGCAGAATGCTGCAGGAAAAAGTGAAGGAACTGGATGGGCTTTTTATTCCTGCCCATGTTTTTACCCCATTTAAAAGCCTATTCGGAAAAGGCGTAGAGCGGTCGCTGTCAGAGGTTTTTGATCCTGATTTAATTGATGCAATTGAGCTGGGGCTTAGTGCAGATACTATGATGGCTGATCAAATAGCTGAACTCCACAGATATACATTCTTAACTAATTCAGATGCCCATTCACTAAAAAAGATCGCCAGAGAATATCAGGTTCTGGAAATGGAAGCACCTACATTTGCTGAACTGCACAAGGCTTTGGCCGAAAAAGAAAAATGCAGGGTTAAAGCCAATTACGGCCTGGATCCTCTGCTCGGAAAATACCATCAGACTGTTTGTTCTGAATGTTTCGGCCCCTTTGATGAAGAGAAGGGTAAATGCCGGAATTGCAGTCACCACAAATTTATCAGAGGCGTGGCTGACCGGATCTCTGAACTAAAATCTTCCGGAGGATTGCCCGTTGCACGGCCGCCTTATATTCATCAGGTCCCTCTTGAGTTCATACCAGGGTTAGGCCCGAAAATGCTCGAGAAGCTCCTGAATCATTTCGGAACTGAAATGGCCATTCTTCATGATGTACCTTTCTCAGAAATCAGTAAAGTAATTCCTGAGAAAACAGCCATGCTTATTGGAAAAGCCCGTGAAGGAAAGCTAAACCTCCAGGCAGGGGGCGGAGGCAAGTACGGCAGAATTGTTGATTCATAA
- a CDS encoding YqkE family protein translates to MKKKKHHSQPKKDDKPVTLGDMLNQDLVEQLKGKKQELKVAEDKQKEEEERRKREERRLREKNKSFEELLGESDLNWKEYK, encoded by the coding sequence ATGAAAAAGAAAAAACACCATTCCCAGCCTAAGAAAGACGACAAACCAGTCACGCTAGGCGACATGCTGAACCAGGACCTGGTGGAGCAGCTGAAAGGGAAAAAGCAGGAATTAAAGGTTGCTGAAGATAAACAGAAGGAAGAAGAAGAGCGCAGAAAAAGAGAGGAAAGAAGACTGCGCGAAAAAAATAAAAGTTTTGAAGAACTGCTTGGAGAAAGCGATCTTAACTGGAAAGAATACAAATAA
- a CDS encoding NUDIX hydrolase, which translates to MSRLEEKTIKTEKIFTGKVISLQVEDVELPNGKTSKREIIKHPGAVAVLAVTEDNKIVMVEQYRKALDKIIAEIPAGKLETGEEPSVCAERELEEETGYGCTEMEWLISFYTSPGFADELVHLYIAKGLKKKENAASPDEDEFVNLLEVTLEEAISLLGEQKVYDAKTAYAIQYLQLQEALKK; encoded by the coding sequence ATGAGCCGCCTAGAAGAAAAAACAATTAAGACGGAAAAAATTTTCACAGGTAAAGTCATCAGCCTGCAGGTGGAAGATGTTGAACTGCCGAATGGCAAAACATCGAAGCGGGAAATTATCAAACATCCCGGAGCAGTAGCTGTATTGGCAGTAACAGAAGATAATAAAATAGTGATGGTTGAACAATATCGAAAAGCGCTGGATAAGATTATTGCTGAAATTCCTGCCGGAAAGCTTGAAACAGGAGAAGAACCCAGCGTGTGTGCAGAAAGGGAACTGGAAGAAGAAACGGGGTATGGCTGCACGGAAATGGAATGGCTGATCTCATTCTACACTTCTCCCGGATTTGCCGATGAGCTCGTACATTTATATATAGCAAAGGGCCTTAAGAAAAAAGAAAATGCCGCATCGCCTGATGAAGATGAATTTGTGAACCTTTTGGAGGTAACCCTGGAGGAAGCAATATCCCTGCTTGGGGAGCAAAAGGTTTATGATGCGAAAACAGCTTATGCAATCCAATATCTGCAGCTTCAAGAGGCGCTGAAAAAATAG
- a CDS encoding aldo/keto reductase: MKKRRLGNSDLYVSELGLGCMSIGTSPSQAQEIIEAALEEGINFFDTADLYDFGENEKLVGQSLKNVREQVIIATKAGNRWNKNKDGWSWDPSKRHIKEAVKDSLKRLATDYIDLYQLHGGTIEDPIVETIEAFEELKEEGYIRQYGISSIRPNVIREFTSKSSIVSVMMQYSILDRRPEEESLPLLNQKGISAVTRGPLAKGLLSDKMLDKASESIKEKGYLDYSYAELEKTLTSIREKISDGRTMNEIAFQYNLADPAVASITAGASRADQVRANAEAARAIPLNEDELAIIKSIAKLNKYEQHR; encoded by the coding sequence TTGAAGAAGAGAAGACTTGGAAACTCAGACTTGTACGTAAGTGAGCTTGGCCTGGGCTGCATGTCAATTGGCACCAGCCCGTCCCAGGCTCAGGAAATTATAGAAGCGGCCCTTGAAGAAGGAATCAATTTTTTTGATACAGCTGATTTATACGACTTTGGCGAAAATGAAAAGCTTGTCGGGCAATCCTTAAAGAATGTCCGCGAACAGGTGATCATTGCAACCAAAGCCGGTAACCGCTGGAATAAAAATAAAGACGGCTGGAGCTGGGATCCCTCTAAACGCCATATCAAAGAAGCTGTAAAAGACAGCTTAAAAAGACTGGCTACGGACTATATCGATTTATATCAGCTTCACGGCGGCACGATCGAAGATCCGATTGTTGAAACCATTGAAGCATTTGAGGAACTAAAGGAAGAAGGATACATCCGCCAATATGGCATTTCCTCCATTCGTCCAAATGTAATCCGAGAATTTACATCAAAATCATCCATTGTTTCTGTCATGATGCAATATAGCATTTTAGATCGGCGTCCTGAAGAGGAATCGCTGCCTCTTCTAAATCAAAAAGGCATCAGTGCTGTTACTAGAGGACCGCTGGCCAAAGGGCTGCTCAGCGACAAAATGCTGGACAAAGCATCAGAATCGATAAAAGAGAAAGGCTATTTGGATTACAGCTATGCTGAATTGGAAAAAACGCTCACCAGTATACGGGAAAAAATTTCAGATGGGCGTACTATGAATGAGATAGCATTTCAGTATAATCTCGCGGACCCGGCAGTCGCTTCTATTACAGCAGGTGCCAGCCGGGCTGATCAAGTAAGAGCCAATGCAGAAGCAGCAAGAGCCATTCCTCTCAACGAAGATGAATTGGCTATCATTAAATCTATTGCAAAGCTAAATAAATATGAGCAGCATAGATGA
- a CDS encoding GNAT family N-acetyltransferase — MDPILIGFPERIETERLYMRPALPGDGKTVHEAVSASAAELKKWLPFAQNEQSADEVESGIRNSYAKFIQREDFRIHIYRKEDDVFVGSTGLHRIDWNVRKFEIGYWGDVRFRRNGYISEAAAGLTKFAFEHFQANRVEIRCDPKNINSRRIPEKLGYTLEGVLINDSLSADGKELRDTCVYAKVSS, encoded by the coding sequence ATGGATCCCATTTTAATAGGTTTTCCAGAAAGAATTGAAACAGAAAGACTTTATATGAGGCCCGCCTTGCCCGGAGACGGAAAAACTGTTCATGAAGCTGTGTCAGCTTCAGCTGCCGAGCTTAAAAAATGGCTTCCTTTTGCACAGAATGAACAATCAGCTGATGAAGTTGAGTCAGGTATCCGCAATTCCTATGCCAAGTTTATTCAAAGAGAAGATTTTCGTATCCATATTTATAGGAAAGAAGACGATGTATTTGTCGGCTCTACTGGCCTGCATCGCATAGATTGGAATGTCCGCAAATTTGAGATTGGCTATTGGGGAGATGTGAGGTTTCGGAGGAACGGCTATATTTCTGAAGCAGCCGCAGGCTTGACAAAGTTTGCCTTTGAGCATTTTCAAGCAAACAGAGTGGAAATCAGATGTGATCCGAAAAACATTAACAGCCGGAGAATTCCCGAAAAGCTGGGGTACACCCTTGAAGGAGTCCTGATTAATGACAGTCTAAGCGCAGACGGAAAAGAGCTTAGAGATACTTGTGTTTATGCTAAAGTAAGCAGCTAA
- the mciZ gene encoding Z-ring formation inhibitor MciZ, whose translation MKVYVHDRGVILAGKAWEVREKLKQYSRQYVLVKDWVESHNIKK comes from the coding sequence ATGAAGGTGTATGTCCATGATAGGGGAGTTATTCTGGCCGGTAAAGCCTGGGAAGTCCGTGAGAAACTAAAACAATACAGCAGGCAGTATGTTCTTGTAAAAGACTGGGTTGAATCTCATAACATCAAAAAATGA
- a CDS encoding VOC family protein, protein MSFSFKGIDHIQLAAPKGCEEEARKFYGEQLGLKEIPKPGNLQKRGGCWFICGNQEIHIGVQEGFLPAKKAHPGLIVENLEVLRSSLQEQKITIKEEPPIEGRERFFVDDPFGNRIEFLEFYHKE, encoded by the coding sequence ATGAGTTTTTCCTTTAAAGGAATTGACCATATCCAGCTGGCAGCTCCGAAAGGCTGCGAGGAGGAAGCCAGAAAATTTTACGGTGAACAGCTTGGCCTGAAGGAAATTCCCAAGCCTGGAAATCTTCAAAAGCGGGGAGGCTGCTGGTTTATTTGCGGAAATCAGGAAATTCATATCGGGGTGCAGGAGGGCTTCCTTCCTGCCAAAAAAGCCCACCCTGGACTTATTGTGGAAAACCTGGAAGTCTTGAGAAGCAGTCTTCAAGAGCAGAAAATAACAATAAAGGAAGAACCTCCGATAGAAGGAAGAGAGAGATTCTTTGTAGATGATCCATTCGGAAACAGAATTGAGTTTCTGGAGTTTTACCATAAAGAGTGA